The following proteins are encoded in a genomic region of Helicobacter macacae MIT 99-5501:
- a CDS encoding 3'-5' exonuclease: MICVFDIETVPDIELVRQYYELDSSLSEVEVCQHAFSAQKEKSGSEFLPIYWHRVVSIASVICDEYGKFIKVGNFGKKSTQSMESNPTQSNTQSSPKTEVESGGKPNAVAETKPNADSSAFAHLADERAILSDFLRFINSKEPRLVSFNGRGFDLPTIMLRAMRYNLSAFGYFESENASKTKNKWENYRARYSEKWHTDLLECLGNFGSVRNLNLDNVCKMLGIVGKYEVSGGDVYNLYYDKKDIEKIDFYCQSDVLNTYWLYLKYAILKDELRLEDYAGILEDFKEKLPKDREYTQAFIANINAELENI; encoded by the coding sequence ATGATATGTGTATTTGATATAGAGACCGTGCCAGATATAGAGCTAGTGCGCCAATACTATGAGCTAGATTCTAGCCTAAGCGAAGTAGAAGTATGCCAACACGCCTTTAGTGCCCAAAAAGAAAAAAGCGGAAGCGAGTTTCTCCCTATCTATTGGCATAGGGTGGTAAGTATCGCTAGCGTGATATGCGATGAATATGGGAAGTTTATCAAAGTAGGAAACTTCGGCAAAAAAAGCACGCAATCAATGGAATCAAACCCCACACAATCCAATACGCAATCAAGCCCAAAAACAGAGGTAGAATCAGGAGGCAAACCAAATGCGGTGGCAGAGACAAAACCCAATGCCGATTCTAGCGCATTTGCCCATCTAGCAGATGAAAGGGCGATTTTGAGTGATTTTTTGCGATTTATAAACTCCAAAGAACCGCGTCTAGTTAGCTTCAATGGCAGAGGGTTTGACTTGCCTACGATAATGCTCCGCGCAATGAGATACAATCTAAGCGCGTTTGGCTACTTTGAAAGCGAAAACGCGAGCAAAACAAAAAACAAATGGGAAAACTACCGTGCACGATACAGCGAGAAATGGCACACAGATTTGCTTGAGTGCTTGGGTAATTTCGGTAGCGTGAGAAATCTAAACCTTGATAATGTCTGCAAAATGCTAGGGATTGTCGGCAAATACGAAGTAAGCGGCGGAGATGTGTATAACCTCTACTATGACAAAAAAGACATAGAAAAAATCGATTTTTACTGCCAAAGCGATGTGCTAAATACTTATTGGCTATACCTAAAATACGCAATCCTAAAAGATGAGCTACGGCTAGAAGACTATGCAGGAATCCTAGAGGATTTCAAAGAAAAGCTACCAAAAGATAGAGAATACACCCAAGCATTTATCGCAAATATCAACGCAGAGCTAGAGAATATATAA
- a CDS encoding trimeric intracellular cation channel family protein has protein sequence MFLTILYIIGISAEAMSATLIAGRHKMDLIGVLFIALVAAIGGGSVRDVLFGHYPLTWVAHPQYVIVVCVAALLTTLIPRVIARLERLFLALDALGLVVFAVIGAEVVRIELANMSEEAQTYGVVLVVCGAVITGVFGGVLRDIFCGVVPLVFRQELYAFVAIITGVLYYLLILWGFSVHNASIVSLISGFSLRMLAIHYKLGVPIFSYEDEPKVPKQRRSEK, from the coding sequence ATGTTTCTAACCATTCTCTATATCATCGGTATAAGCGCGGAAGCTATGAGTGCCACCCTCATCGCAGGACGGCACAAAATGGACTTAATCGGTGTGCTTTTTATCGCGCTTGTTGCGGCTATCGGTGGGGGGAGCGTGCGAGATGTGCTTTTTGGACACTACCCGCTTACTTGGGTAGCCCACCCCCAATATGTCATCGTAGTATGCGTAGCCGCGCTTCTTACGACATTGATTCCGCGTGTGATAGCTAGGCTAGAGAGGCTGTTTTTGGCACTAGATGCGCTCGGATTAGTCGTATTTGCCGTAATCGGCGCGGAAGTAGTGAGGATAGAGCTAGCAAATATGAGTGAAGAAGCGCAAACTTATGGCGTGGTGCTAGTGGTGTGCGGAGCTGTGATAACAGGCGTATTTGGCGGGGTTTTGCGCGATATATTTTGCGGTGTAGTCCCTCTAGTGTTTCGCCAAGAGCTATACGCATTTGTAGCAATCATAACAGGCGTGCTGTATTACTTGCTGATTTTGTGGGGGTTTAGCGTGCATAATGCGAGTATCGTCTCGCTAATATCAGGCTTTAGCCTGCGAATGCTAGCGATACACTACAAACTAGGTGTGCCGATATTTTCCTACGAAGATGAGCCAAAAGTCCCAAAGCAGAGGCGAAGCGAAAAATAG